From Rutidosis leptorrhynchoides isolate AG116_Rl617_1_P2 chromosome 3, CSIRO_AGI_Rlap_v1, whole genome shotgun sequence, a single genomic window includes:
- the LOC139895888 gene encoding zinc finger protein ZAT11-like: MVSIPLKRSREGELDSNITNMANYLMLLSRGATSSESYDVKSINQVFKCKTCNRQFPSFQALGGHRTSHKKPRLVDGEMIDHHDHMILPSKPKTHKCSICGLEFAIGQALGGHMRKHRAVTNHENNSPSPLNFYVPIVKKVNSRRVFSLDLNLTPLENDFELRVNDVDDDDEKLTPIAVDFFL, translated from the coding sequence ATGGTGTCTATACCGTTGAAGAGATCGCGGGAAGGTGAACTAGACTCGAATATAACTAACATGGCAAACTACTTGATGCTTCTTTCGAGAGGGGCAACAAGTAGTGAATCATATGACGTTaaatcaattaatcaagtttttaaATGCAAGACATGCAATCGTCAATTTCCGTCATTTCAAGCACTTGGAGGCCATAGGACGAGTCATAAAAAGCCGAGGCTTGTTGATGGTGAGATGATAGATCACCATGATCACATGATATTACCATCTAAGCCTAAAACACACAAATGTTCAATTTGTGGGCTCGAGTTTGCGATTGGACAAGCGTTGGGTGGACATATGAGAAAGCATAGAGCGGTTACAAATCATGAAAACAACTCTCCTTCGCCTTTAAATTTTTATGTACCGATTGTGAAGAAAGTTAATAGTAGACGCGTTTTTAGTTTGGATTTGAACTTAACGCCGTTAGAGAATGATTTTGAGCTTAGAGttaatgatgttgatgatgatgatgagaagctGACTCCAATCGCAGTTGACTTTTTCTTATGA
- the LOC139899807 gene encoding uncharacterized protein: MTAALRQLAYGYTPDALDEYLQMSKRVGRESLQYFCRCIIDLYANVYLREPTLHGIHCLYEGHERIHGFPGVLGSIDCMHWAWAKCPVAWRGQYMRGDHSHPTIMHEAVASYDNWIWHAYFGVAGSNNDINVLNTSDFFNSMLNEEMPDVPYQINGVHYRRGYYLADGIYPIFTEEGII; encoded by the coding sequence ATGACAGCCGCGCTACGTCAGCTAGCATACGGTTATACACCGGATGCGTTGGATGAGTATCTTCAAATGTCTAAACGAGTTGGTCGGGAATCTCTACAATACTTTTGTAGGTGTATCATTGATTTGTATGCTAACGTGTACCTAAGAGAGCCTACTTTACACGGCATTCACTGTTTGTATGAAGGTCATGAAAGGATTCATGGTTTTCCGGGCGTGTTGGGTAGTATAGATTGTATGCACTGGGCATGGGCAAAATGTCCGGTTGCGTGGAGAGGACAGTATATGCGAGGCGATCACAGTCACCCAACTATTATGCATGAAGCGGTCGCCTCGTATGATAATTGGATTTGGCATGCATATTTTGGTGTAGCGGGTTCAAACAATGATATTAATGTGCTAAACACTAGTGATTTTTTCAACTCAATGCTTAATGAGGAAATGCCCGACGTTCCTTATCAAATAAACGGGGTTCATTACAGAAGAGGGTATTATTTAGCTGACGGTATTTATCCAATATTTACAGAAGAGGGTATTATTTAG